Part of the Benincasa hispida cultivar B227 chromosome 11, ASM972705v1, whole genome shotgun sequence genome, TCTATAtatttgtatttcattttacatatatttcactttgaatatagttaaccaattaattaattaatattaatttaataaaaatagtataaatatttattttaataaatcaataatgatctattaaaatatttacttaactttttttataataaaaaattattaaatgaatgaaattatttttttgcataaattattaatttattaactaataataacttaaatacatttaattagtaaactgagattagttaaatttagttagtatttaattttatttttcaataatagtaatttattacttttttttaataatcaagtaatttatgaagattaattttgatttgatcaTTTATTATGAATATATAATCATCACTGATTATTTATaagaagttaattatttattgtgattaatttttattactccatttattaacatatcatatttgcAAAACacgttttagtaatttttttttttattaatatatcatatttttatctcattttcttcacattttatataatatattatccattaaatatattttcttatattatttaatcaaaagtaaaattacttatgttgaacttaattaataataaaaatgattaagtgTTAAATTATAATTAGTATGACATTCATTAAATGCATTAATTGGttacttttaattataaattactccatcttcaaatatttataattaaaattattattgattcataattaattaactttttattaatatactgaatattatttattctttaaattattaGTCTATTGCAATTATAATAAGATTTTCatacttaatttcataaattaaacacAATTTTTGTTCACAAAATTGTGATAGCATTTCCATACACAACCAAACACGGTCATCTTTGATTCTTAGACATCTTAttcccaaatattttattcccaATCAGACATTTAGAAAGTCTTAAACCAAACGACCCCGTAGAATACCATTATTGGATCCATCTCTTATCACTTCAATCTCTGATTCTTCATGATAGatatcgttcaagaagatctaAATCTAGAAGTCTGGACCATGGGTCTAGAAGAAGTAACAACAGTGAAAATGACTATAAATGGATCAGGCACTCTCGTGGGGAAAAAGTTTATGAGAAGCAGCAAAGTTTGGATGAAGAAGAATATGAGAAGGCAAAATATGACCAACGGAGAAAAAACAGATCTAATGATGCAGATTCTGACGAATCAGTGGATAAGTTTGAGGAGAGAAGCAAAGATAGAGATCGTGGTAGGAGATCAAGACAGCCTAGAAAACAGGATAGCAAATGGGGAACTGGTATTCGAGATGCAGATCGTGATGGCAATAAGGACACATCAAATGATACTGATGAAGGCTGGTCAAGTGGTGATGGGGACAAAGATGGGCATCAACACAAAAGAAGGAAAAGCAATGGGCGTGTTTCTGGGACTTTTAAATCCACAGATGGTTCTCCAAGCAAGAGCGTAATTAAGGATTATGATACACGCCGAATTTCTTCTTCTGATAGAAACAAGGAGAGGCGTCTAACATATGGTGGGAAACCCAAGAAAGCAAGAAGTCCAAGTGCAGGAAAATCGGGTAGTCATTACTTTGAGTCAAGTTCTAGGGACTTGAACACTGAGGATGGTTACAGCATCGATTCCTTACATAATGATGTCCTATCAGATGACAGTTGGGAGGCATCTATTTCAGATCGATATGTTGAGAGATTCAAACCACTGGATCTCGACAAAGAATATTGTAGCAACGAGCGAATCGACAAGGAAAACCGATGGGATCCTGAAAGAAGTTACGATGAATTTGAGAAATGTAGGGAGACTACAAGTGCTATGTGCTGTGAATCGGGAAGCCCTGTTTGCGAAGGTGAAAGAAGTAAATCAGATGTTCTAGATACAGTGGACTGCCACGGTTACAAAGTTAACAAGCGAAATCATAGGGAACTCGAAAGTAGTAACTCATATAAACCCCGAAGGTCTCAAAAGAAATCTTCTCGGCATGATGATGATCAGTATTTCAGTGATTTGAAATCAGAGAATACGAATTCTGATGGCTATTATCTTAGTAAACGTCCTAGGAGCACCAGTCATTCTAGGACAAAGAAGCACAAACATAGCTAAGAGAAGGAAACCACCAGGAAAAATCCCAGACGATCAATTTGGAACTTTCATATCATACAACTTATGCTTACAAAGAAGTCAATTTTAACCCGCACGAGGCTCAAAAAAGAATTTAACTTGAAGTGCTATGCATATTATCTATATGCTTATTGTAAAGAAGAGAACTTGCTTCTGCATTTCcttgaaaagaaatgaaaaattctaGGGATATGttcacttttgaaattttattttaaggaaTGGTTGATGCCAATGACATAGAAAAGGATGACATGAAGAGAATGCGGATTTGCTGCTAGGAACTTGAACCAACCTTTTGTTTGCCCCTTTCATATTGTCAAGTATTTGTCGAAAGTCTATTTTTGCCCTATGTACATTCTTTGTTAGGCTCGGGTTTGCAATGCTTTTGGGTCGGATTTTAAGCATTTATAAGCATAGTTCTAGTTTCAAAACGTTCGATAAAATCTAATTGATTGGAATTTTTTCTTACTTACCTTAgaagggtaaaaaaaaaaaaaaaaacctaaaatgtTATGACACATGGAAGTTTCATACATCAAATTTCCATACAACTTTGACCATTGGAGATGTAGgtgatagaaagtgatagacTATTaagggtgttcatgggttgagtttggttgggttgagttgaagGACTTTTTGGACctaacccaattgttcgggttataaatttttttaacccaaataactctcactaaaaaatgaacccaacccaaccatgaaatatttgggttgggttgggttggattactcgggtcatttatttaaaattcttttataaaagtaaataaaatgttaatatgtaaaaattcaacttaactattttcatatatgaattaagattaacaactcaatttcaatttataaaatatacaatttttttcaaagtgcaaaaaaaaactatttttaagaattgttgaagaataaattatcaaaaaaatcgataaaattaaaaaaaaaaactaaaataaatatatgtatatctaattgtacataggcaaaaaaaaaaaaatatattatattttaaagttaataagtTTGGGTTGGTGCGGGTTGATTTGGGTTATTTTAGGTGACCCAtaaaccaactcaacccaaaaaaattttatttatttgaacccaacccaaccaaaaaaaaaaattcataaccaAACCCTAACCAAATGGGACCaaatgggttgggttggggATTGATTTTTTCGGGTCATTGGATTTTTTAAACACCCCTAGATTATtatctgtgtctatcatgacatagATACATACAAACGGTAGTATATCGCGGTCTATCATACATAGATtgtgatatatgttatatttgtaaatattttcagcagttttgtcatttaaaataatttttctataatataaataataataggacaaattgttttaaatggtaaagctgctaaaaatatttttaaatatagctaAATCAGTGATAGAACTTAGACATCCATCAGTGAGTGATGGATGATAGAAAGTGACATTtcattatatttgtaaatattttgatttatttttttatatttttcttctcctttatcGTCGttggtcctttttttttttttttttttttttacat contains:
- the LOC120091880 gene encoding zinc finger CCCH domain-containing protein 5 isoform X1, translating into MKTRYKTCSHGTACNFIHCFRNPGGDYKWADSDKPPPRYWLKKMAFLFGYLDESENEKHTELDHWDKFGKSSKSMSTDVDRYRSRRSKSRSLDHGSRRSNNSENDYKWIRHSRGEKVYEKQQSLDEEEYEKAKYDQRRKNRSNDADSDESVDKFEERSKDRDRGRRSRQPRKQDSKWGTGIRDADRDGNKDTSNDTDEGWSSGDGDKDGHQHKRRKSNGRVSGTFKSTDGSPSKSVIKDYDTRRISSSDRNKERRLTYGGKPKKARSPSAGKSGSHYFESSSRDLNTEDGYSIDSLHNDVLSDDSWEASISDRYVERFKPLDLDKEYCSNERIDKENRWDPERSYDEFEKCRETTSAMCCESGSPVCEGERSKSDVLDTVDCHGYKVNKRNHRELESSNSYKPRRSQKKSSRHDDDQYFSDLKSENTNSDGYYLSKRPRSTSHSRTKKHKHS